From Gemmatimonadota bacterium, one genomic window encodes:
- a CDS encoding FtsX-like permease family protein, with translation MIKNYLTVAIRNLMRHKLYTSINVLGLAIGLACGILILLYIQQEFAADRFHTLGDRIYKVIREQRGSTRTTYGIGTSGTLGPVLKETFPEVETTVRIWWGGVSAQYGERKGRYSFALTDDNFLDVFDFPLIKGDLETAFRLPYSVVITDDMAQHLFGDTDPMGQTVSIDDNSFPGEYTVTGIVKEPHLSPELYFQILSTTIPPVEETQRAWTMWRPLLSWRPVNTYVLLKAGQNAETLQAKMQSLIKQYMGDEVAAKNAYHLQPLHRVYLYGKSDFDPAADSPIQQIYMLAAIGLIVVVIACVNFTNLATARAVTRNREVGVRKVVGAHRSQLMVQFLSESLLLTSAALLIALVLVELFLPLFNQFVYSDLHLNAATIMACAPAVLAFTLLVGLLAGWYPAFFLSSFRPVTALKSSASSSSGSAWLKKGLVIFQFGMSILLVICTLIVYQQLRFIETKDMGFTRDHIVSLPIFAHDREHELDPQMRLSARHQMVKQVFLEHPNILSASALRYDISGYGGRPRLIWPDGDRTKERTIRMNEVDDSFFEIFDIPVLRGRAFSADVASDTSQAIILNETAVRLLGWEDDPIGKQIEWQALINPTLTVIGVVKDYHSLTLREEIAPMGFVARWKLFSSLALRIRPENTAQTLSFLETQWKRFVPDAPFEYHFLDEIIRWYYFDEHLTGKVLGVFSLLAIFVACLGLFGLAAFMVQSRTKEIGIRKVLGASTPHLVILLSREFIFLVLLANLIAWPIAYYLMRDWLSGFAYQTDLNVLPFVASAIMALIIAFGTVSMQAIRAAHSNPIDALRYE, from the coding sequence ATGATCAAAAATTATCTGACCGTTGCGATCCGCAATTTGATGCGGCACAAATTGTACACATCCATCAATGTACTGGGCCTCGCCATCGGCCTGGCGTGTGGCATTCTGATCCTGTTGTATATCCAGCAGGAATTTGCAGCAGATCGTTTTCACACCCTGGGCGACCGCATTTACAAAGTAATTCGAGAACAACGCGGCAGCACACGCACAACTTATGGCATCGGTACATCAGGTACACTCGGTCCTGTGCTGAAAGAAACATTTCCCGAAGTAGAAACAACCGTGCGTATCTGGTGGGGGGGCGTATCTGCACAATACGGCGAGCGCAAGGGTCGATACTCCTTTGCACTGACAGATGACAACTTTTTGGACGTATTTGATTTTCCCCTCATAAAAGGCGACTTAGAGACCGCGTTTCGCCTGCCCTACTCTGTGGTCATTACCGACGACATGGCGCAACACTTGTTTGGCGATACAGACCCAATGGGCCAAACAGTTTCAATCGACGACAACAGTTTCCCTGGCGAGTACACAGTTACCGGCATTGTAAAGGAGCCTCATCTCTCGCCAGAACTTTATTTTCAAATACTCTCAACCACAATACCCCCTGTAGAAGAGACGCAACGGGCGTGGACGATGTGGCGGCCTTTGCTATCGTGGCGGCCAGTAAACACCTATGTGCTATTAAAAGCAGGACAAAACGCAGAAACTCTCCAGGCGAAAATGCAGTCGTTGATCAAACAGTATATGGGGGATGAAGTTGCAGCAAAAAACGCCTATCATCTACAGCCCCTACACCGCGTGTACCTGTATGGTAAATCCGATTTTGACCCGGCTGCCGACAGCCCCATACAACAAATTTACATGTTGGCAGCTATTGGACTGATCGTAGTGGTCATTGCGTGCGTGAACTTTACAAATCTGGCGACTGCACGCGCTGTCACCCGCAATCGCGAAGTCGGCGTGCGAAAAGTCGTTGGCGCGCATCGCTCACAACTGATGGTCCAGTTTTTGAGCGAATCTCTACTCTTAACCTCCGCCGCCCTGCTGATTGCCCTTGTACTGGTTGAGTTATTCCTACCCTTATTCAATCAATTTGTGTACAGCGATTTGCACCTCAATGCAGCTACAATAATGGCCTGTGCGCCAGCGGTACTGGCATTCACATTGTTGGTCGGATTGCTGGCGGGATGGTATCCGGCATTTTTCCTCTCCTCTTTTCGCCCGGTCACAGCGTTAAAAAGCAGTGCATCTTCCTCCTCGGGTTCTGCATGGTTGAAGAAAGGACTCGTGATTTTTCAATTCGGCATGTCCATTTTGCTTGTGATCTGCACCCTGATCGTTTATCAGCAACTGCGATTTATAGAAACCAAAGATATGGGTTTCACGCGCGACCACATTGTGAGTTTGCCGATCTTTGCTCACGACCGTGAGCATGAACTCGATCCACAAATGCGCCTTTCGGCACGCCACCAGATGGTCAAACAGGTCTTTCTCGAACATCCCAATATCCTCAGCGCGTCAGCACTGCGATACGACATCTCGGGATACGGCGGACGACCGCGCTTAATCTGGCCCGATGGAGACCGAACAAAAGAACGGACAATTCGCATGAACGAAGTCGATGATTCCTTTTTTGAAATATTTGACATTCCCGTGCTTCGCGGTCGCGCCTTTTCAGCCGATGTTGCCAGCGATACTTCTCAGGCGATTATCTTGAATGAAACAGCCGTACGCCTGCTCGGCTGGGAGGACGACCCGATTGGCAAACAGATCGAGTGGCAGGCATTGATAAATCCAACTCTGACCGTAATTGGCGTTGTGAAAGACTACCACAGTTTGACGCTACGGGAAGAAATCGCACCCATGGGATTCGTGGCCCGCTGGAAACTATTTTCTTCGCTGGCCCTGCGCATCCGACCAGAAAACACCGCGCAAACCCTGTCCTTTCTCGAAACGCAGTGGAAACGCTTTGTGCCAGATGCGCCTTTTGAATATCACTTTTTGGATGAAATCATACGGTGGTACTATTTTGACGAACACCTCACCGGCAAAGTGCTCGGGGTATTTTCACTGCTGGCAATTTTTGTGGCGTGTTTGGGGTTATTCGGACTGGCGGCATTTATGGTTCAATCGCGCACCAAAGAAATCGGCATCCGCAAGGTACTGGGCGCATCCACACCGCATCTGGTCATCCTGCTCTCCCGAGAATTTATATTTCTCGTTCTACTCGCCAATCTCATCGCCTGGCCAATCGCCTACTATCTGATGCGCGACTGGCTCTCTGGATTTGCCTATCAGACAGATCTGAATGTCTTGCCATTTGTTGCAAGCGCGATAATGGCCCTGATCATCGCCTTTGGAACCGTGAGCATGCAAGCCATTCGCGCAGCGCATTCCAATCCCATTGATGCGTTGCGATATGAGTGA
- a CDS encoding type II toxin-antitoxin system PemK/MazF family toxin — protein MGGRRAVNVGDIHWVDLPSANGHEQRGRRPAVVLQDDNYGDSLPVVLVIPLTTVRSATRFAGTTFIRPTPENGLQHESVALVFQLRAIDRRRLQERIGNVSTQVLNAIFEELGKLTGRNL, from the coding sequence ATGGGAGGCAGAAGAGCGGTGAATGTTGGCGACATTCATTGGGTCGATCTGCCCTCCGCCAATGGCCATGAGCAACGCGGGCGTCGTCCCGCCGTGGTTTTACAAGATGACAACTATGGTGATAGCTTACCTGTTGTACTTGTGATACCTCTGACGACAGTAAGGTCAGCAACCCGTTTTGCTGGTACGACATTCATTCGTCCCACACCAGAAAATGGGTTGCAACACGAATCGGTGGCACTCGTATTTCAACTGAGGGCGATTGACCGACGTCGCCTTCAGGAACGCATTGGGAATGTGAGTACTCAGGTTTTGAACGCAATATTTGAGGAGCTTGGAAAACTTACAGGGCGCAACCTTTGA
- a CDS encoding FtsX-like permease family protein: protein MIKNYLTVAIRNIARNKTFSAINILGLAIGMACCILILLYVQDELSYDQHHEHADRIYRVAIEAKVAGVLSHYAITPLPIGPALVKDYPEVIEAVRFSRADPKTLVGDQHGHFFYENGVVFTDPNFFEVFNFPLSKGDSETAFSEPHSVVITEAIAQKYFGEQDPVGQILSFNDKAFKVTGVLKDTAHNSHFQFNLLASPMSRDHQSNWLRHDFYTYLLLQKRDSAQGLEAKLPNFIETHAGELLKASGFARYFLQPLTDIHLHSHLGGEMSENSDIRYVYLFLVIALFVLVLACINFMNLSTARSATRSKEVGMRKVVGANRAQLIRQFMAESILLALVALLFAIVLIEVSLPAFNAFIQRELVLDYASNWHVVLALLSVALFAGLLSGIYPALFLSAFQPVEVLKSTLRRGLKTSSSRKTLVVFQFVISIILIIGTVVVYHQSDYIRNKKLGFRKEHVIVTPYPGMRVIERYKSRLSGYANVLSTSTSSNIPGRQFPTSLFRSPIDGASQDGLMMNMIVVDREFISTYGLELVEGRGFAKDMMNDGEGELILNEAAMQKFGWTSCVGKEVENIWPQGGKMEVQYRGEVVGVVKDFHYQSLHHKIEPLIITTLERWSEYFAIRIRSDDVAGTLSFLKTQWKEIAPNKPFDYFFLDDDYDKLYRTEEQIGTLFGLFSILAIFVASLGLFGLASFTAQLRIKEIGIRKVLGASVSNLVLMLSKEFALLVGIANLIAWPIAYYAMNRWLQDFAYRIDLEIWAFVLSGFLALFIALTTVSYQAWKVARTNPVDALRYE, encoded by the coding sequence ATGATCAAAAATTATCTGACCGTTGCCATCCGCAACATCGCCAGAAACAAAACATTCTCTGCCATCAACATCCTCGGTCTCGCCATCGGCATGGCCTGTTGCATCCTCATCCTGCTCTATGTGCAAGACGAACTGAGCTATGACCAGCACCACGAACACGCAGACCGAATCTATCGGGTTGCCATAGAAGCGAAAGTCGCTGGGGTCCTGAGTCATTATGCAATCACGCCATTGCCAATAGGACCCGCACTTGTCAAAGACTATCCCGAAGTGATAGAGGCTGTGCGGTTTTCCAGAGCTGATCCCAAAACGCTTGTTGGGGATCAACACGGTCATTTCTTTTATGAAAATGGTGTTGTGTTTACCGATCCAAATTTCTTTGAAGTCTTCAATTTCCCACTCAGCAAGGGGGATTCTGAGACAGCATTTTCGGAACCTCATTCTGTTGTGATTACAGAAGCAATAGCACAGAAGTATTTTGGCGAACAGGATCCGGTGGGACAAATCCTGTCGTTCAATGATAAGGCATTTAAGGTGACGGGTGTATTGAAGGACACGGCTCACAACTCTCATTTCCAATTCAATCTTCTTGCATCTCCTATGTCTCGCGATCATCAGTCAAATTGGCTACGACATGATTTTTATACCTATTTGCTGCTTCAGAAAAGAGATTCTGCCCAGGGATTAGAAGCGAAATTGCCCAATTTTATTGAGACACATGCAGGTGAACTGCTCAAAGCCAGTGGCTTTGCCAGGTACTTCTTGCAACCCCTAACTGATATTCATTTGCATTCTCACCTGGGAGGGGAAATGAGCGAAAACAGCGATATTCGGTATGTCTATCTCTTCCTGGTCATTGCTCTTTTCGTCCTCGTGCTCGCCTGTATCAACTTTATGAACCTCTCCACGGCTCGCTCAGCGACCCGGTCAAAAGAGGTTGGCATGCGAAAAGTCGTTGGTGCCAACCGCGCACAGCTAATCCGTCAATTTATGGCCGAATCCATATTGCTGGCATTGGTGGCTCTACTGTTTGCCATTGTTCTGATTGAAGTCTCACTCCCAGCGTTCAACGCCTTTATCCAGCGCGAACTGGTATTGGATTACGCGAGTAATTGGCATGTCGTATTGGCCCTGCTCAGTGTTGCCTTATTTGCAGGGCTGCTCTCTGGGATTTACCCCGCCTTATTCCTCTCGGCTTTTCAGCCAGTAGAGGTCTTAAAAAGCACCCTGAGGCGAGGATTGAAAACCTCCAGTTCCCGCAAAACCCTCGTCGTATTTCAGTTTGTCATTTCGATCATTCTCATCATTGGGACAGTTGTCGTTTACCATCAATCGGATTATATCAGAAACAAGAAACTCGGCTTCCGTAAAGAGCATGTCATTGTCACGCCCTATCCCGGTATGCGGGTAATAGAGCGATATAAATCGCGATTATCGGGGTATGCAAATGTATTGAGCACTTCAACGTCTTCGAATATCCCGGGACGACAATTTCCCACCAGTCTGTTTCGCTCCCCTATTGATGGAGCATCTCAGGATGGTTTAATGATGAACATGATTGTGGTCGATCGCGAATTTATCTCGACTTATGGCCTTGAACTTGTAGAGGGCAGGGGCTTTGCAAAAGATATGATGAATGACGGAGAGGGAGAACTTATCCTGAATGAAGCCGCCATGCAAAAATTTGGATGGACTTCATGTGTGGGTAAGGAAGTAGAAAATATATGGCCACAGGGTGGCAAGATGGAGGTACAGTATAGAGGAGAGGTCGTAGGTGTAGTGAAAGACTTTCACTATCAGTCCCTACATCATAAAATAGAACCTTTGATTATCACCACACTGGAAAGGTGGTCTGAGTATTTTGCTATCCGCATTCGTTCCGATGATGTCGCAGGCACACTCAGTTTTCTGAAGACACAATGGAAGGAAATCGCACCGAATAAACCATTTGACTATTTCTTCCTCGACGACGATTACGACAAACTCTATCGCACAGAAGAACAAATAGGCACGCTCTTTGGCCTCTTCTCCATCCTCGCCATCTTTGTCGCAAGCCTCGGACTGTTCGGACTCGCCTCCTTCACCGCACAACTGCGCATCAAAGAAATCGGCATCCGCAAAGTATTGGGCGCATCCGTTTCTAATCTCGTGCTCATGTTGTCGAAAGAGTTCGCTCTGCTCGTCGGCATTGCCAATCTCATCGCCTGGCCAATTGCCTATTATGCAATGAACAGGTGGCTACAGGATTTCGCCTATCGCATTGACCTGGAAATATGGGCGTTTGTTCTGAGTGGTTTTCTGGCGTTGTTTATCGCCTTGACCACAGTGAGTTATCAAGCGTGGAAAGTCGCTCGCACCAATCCCGTGGATGCCCTGCGATATGAGTGA
- a CDS encoding FtsX-like permease family protein, which translates to MKNLKIAWRRLKRDRIASVMSVLSLTVGITCALMVFVIVEDRYRTRDEFHDNADRIQWIYRTSEMAQTERERQHASFRAHAGPLLADELRELATVCRYRLSYLTYLYGDEHFRRDQAAYVDPSFLSLFSFPVLYGNPETLSHPQNILISRTLAEKLSRDRAIADIVGTSLTLVRNNVREHFTISGIVETLSHRSSLQFDMLIPYQHLIPRAESDPRGEFEAMLFLHLKKNITPDHIKNRLPYFSDTYFAKQSDNYRAEGQWTKEASPFHVHLQPLSALPKFEMSGLQVRYMPQHFLVLLSLVGLLVLIVGAVNFGIVTIGRLMTRGTEVGIRKTLGATRRHIIGQTILESLILCFIAMGLALSANELLLPHFASLFPFFPHYKPQLQGNITGFLFILVLPVLLAILAGFYPSWLLSRLQPVNALKSETFPGQRARLSRFLLIVQFAVAVFLVASSTIMVHQINYFTSMDRGFDMRHLMVIQPKVPGDEAEVYYERFRQKAEQLPGVVGMAAVNNIPVLWSAGMQKLTHSETIIWHYKVRGDFLKTLGIDLVSGKNLDPNGPINEVLVNEHFAKRFEWTHAPGQTFPFQVGQVEHPQVVGVVPDFYFQNILPPMGPLVIHKDPETAIRAILVRLHPDMATETEAILKQLWLEVAPSITPQFGLLQDDLVNSIRDPRKMYQSIGYTASLMAIIVACVGLIGLAMHMLSRRTKEVGVRKVLGASAHALFVLLSLPIVRLAVIGCIIGTSMSFFAMRAYLQRFPFQTPLEPMHFAGPAIGCIALALVAISYHTTRIVRTDPVKELRDE; encoded by the coding sequence ATGAAAAACCTCAAAATCGCCTGGCGGCGACTCAAACGCGACCGGATTGCCAGTGTGATGAGTGTGTTGAGTCTAACAGTGGGCATTACGTGTGCGTTGATGGTATTTGTCATTGTCGAAGACCGCTATCGCACGCGAGATGAATTCCACGACAACGCAGATCGAATCCAATGGATCTATCGCACCAGTGAAATGGCTCAGACCGAAAGGGAGCGGCAACACGCATCTTTTCGCGCCCATGCCGGGCCGCTGCTCGCGGATGAACTGCGCGAATTGGCAACAGTTTGTCGATACCGGTTAAGCTATCTTACATATCTCTACGGAGACGAACATTTCCGAAGAGATCAGGCAGCGTATGTCGATCCCTCGTTTTTGTCGCTCTTTTCATTCCCCGTGCTTTACGGAAATCCCGAGACCCTGTCACATCCACAAAACATACTCATCTCTCGAACACTCGCAGAAAAACTATCGCGTGACAGAGCAATCGCCGACATAGTAGGGACCTCGTTGACCCTGGTGAGAAACAATGTGCGTGAACATTTTACCATAAGCGGCATCGTCGAAACGCTTTCGCACCGTTCGAGCTTGCAGTTCGATATGCTCATCCCATATCAGCACCTGATTCCGCGTGCAGAGTCTGATCCGCGAGGTGAATTTGAAGCCATGCTCTTCTTACACCTCAAAAAAAATATTACCCCCGATCACATAAAGAACCGATTGCCCTACTTTTCAGACACTTATTTTGCCAAACAGAGTGACAACTATCGCGCCGAAGGGCAATGGACAAAGGAAGCGTCTCCCTTTCATGTCCATCTTCAACCCCTGTCTGCATTGCCCAAATTCGAGATGTCCGGACTTCAAGTCAGGTACATGCCGCAACATTTTCTGGTCTTGCTATCTCTGGTGGGACTTCTCGTACTCATTGTAGGAGCCGTCAATTTTGGCATCGTAACCATTGGCCGACTCATGACGCGTGGCACCGAAGTCGGCATACGCAAAACCCTCGGTGCAACACGCCGCCATATTATTGGGCAGACCATCCTCGAATCGTTAATTCTCTGTTTTATCGCAATGGGACTGGCACTAAGCGCAAACGAACTATTGCTTCCCCATTTTGCATCTCTCTTTCCCTTCTTTCCCCACTATAAGCCTCAGCTTCAGGGGAATATCACAGGATTCCTGTTCATCCTTGTATTGCCCGTCCTATTGGCAATTCTGGCGGGCTTCTACCCATCGTGGCTATTGTCCCGGCTTCAGCCCGTAAATGCCCTCAAAAGTGAGACATTTCCGGGACAGAGAGCACGCCTGAGCCGATTTCTGCTGATTGTTCAATTTGCAGTAGCTGTATTTTTGGTGGCATCCTCCACAATTATGGTGCATCAAATCAATTACTTCACGTCTATGGATAGGGGATTCGACATGCGCCACTTAATGGTCATACAGCCCAAAGTTCCAGGGGACGAAGCAGAAGTCTATTACGAGCGATTTCGCCAAAAGGCAGAGCAACTCCCAGGAGTTGTCGGAATGGCCGCTGTGAATAACATCCCAGTATTGTGGTCGGCAGGCATGCAAAAGCTGACCCATTCAGAAACGATAATATGGCATTACAAAGTGCGTGGCGACTTTCTAAAAACACTCGGCATAGATCTGGTCTCAGGAAAAAATCTGGATCCAAACGGACCGATCAACGAAGTTTTGGTCAACGAACACTTCGCAAAGCGATTTGAATGGACACACGCACCTGGTCAGACATTTCCATTTCAAGTAGGACAAGTTGAGCACCCCCAGGTAGTAGGCGTCGTTCCTGATTTTTATTTTCAAAATATATTGCCCCCTATGGGTCCGCTGGTCATTCACAAAGACCCCGAAACCGCGATTCGGGCTATTCTGGTGCGCCTCCACCCGGACATGGCAACAGAAACCGAAGCCATATTAAAGCAACTCTGGCTCGAGGTCGCGCCAAGTATTACACCGCAGTTCGGCCTTTTGCAGGATGACCTTGTAAATTCCATTCGGGATCCCCGAAAAATGTATCAATCCATCGGCTATACGGCTTCGCTCATGGCGATTATAGTCGCCTGTGTGGGATTGATCGGGCTTGCCATGCACATGCTGTCTCGCCGCACAAAAGAAGTTGGCGTTCGCAAAGTTCTGGGAGCTTCCGCACACGCCCTCTTTGTCTTGCTATCCTTGCCCATAGTCCGTCTTGCTGTCATTGGGTGTATCATTGGAACCTCCATGTCCTTTTTTGCGATGCGTGCGTACTTGCAACGCTTCCCTTTTCAAACACCACTGGAGCCAATGCACTTTGCAGGACCGGCGATTGGCTGTATCGCCCTGGCACTTGTGGCAATTTCATATCACACCACGCGCATTGTGCGAACAGACCCTGTAAAAGAATTGCGAGATGAGTGA
- a CDS encoding FtsX-like permease family protein → MFGEISLLSSYLKTALRNLARHRIYSAINIIGIAIGLAFCILTYLFVHNEWTYDTFHQNADRIYRVYIKGRNERVHGVTPGPLGPALRDAFPDMQTVRFISRTGKIGTENRGFRAKLGFTDPNFLDIFSFPILRGDLSHALQDKYSALITEKTAQKYFNNTNPVGAVLPIEYKNEIQDYTITGIVQNAPKNSTIQFDVLLPFEQSKVEDRWNSYSIFTFMMLPPNVHPNSLEQQFPQWTKNWWDEKSENLIKLQSLTQMHFDQTMHVSRRSNPVYSYILSGIAILVLFIACVNFTTLTLGRQATRAREVGLRKVVGAKRMQIANQFIGESLLLITIALIAGIAIAELSLPTFNNLSGKSLSLTDGLNPTTLAFLILLVSLVGITAGGYPALILSRMQPTQIIASKLQTKTGNRFGNILIIFQFALSIFFIITTLMMGKQLTYLRTQPLGYQTEHVIAIWTSDLKKENKTTETAFRDALLSHHAVISTTWINHRLNNDMSMSTYVTYQGSPEQPVEGISIDYDLFKTLDIKLAAGREYNRDFPTDQKEAVIVNEALVEKFDIEDPVGKTIKYGGSSKERTIIGVVQNFHFRSLHHKIRPAVLPLSTYTGRLLVRIHPKNVPGTIAFIKEQWEKIAPNHAFNFSFIDEALDKQYKKEERWNQMIQYATGFAIFIAALGAFGLAALAVARRTKEIGIRKVLGASQTQILSLLSREFVLYIALSSLIAFPIAYYATNQWLQTFAYRTELGIGTFLLGSLVLFFIVFTTVTTQTLKAARANPADALRDE, encoded by the coding sequence ATGTTCGGTGAAATATCTCTACTCAGCAGCTACCTGAAAACAGCGCTCCGCAACCTCGCCAGGCACCGCATCTACTCGGCCATCAACATCATCGGCATTGCCATCGGCCTCGCATTCTGCATCCTCACCTATCTCTTCGTTCACAACGAATGGACCTATGATACCTTTCACCAAAACGCCGACCGCATCTATCGGGTTTATATAAAAGGCCGAAACGAGCGCGTTCACGGTGTAACACCCGGCCCCCTCGGACCCGCTCTAAGGGATGCATTCCCAGACATGCAGACTGTTCGTTTCATATCTCGCACGGGGAAAATTGGAACAGAAAATCGCGGTTTTCGGGCAAAGTTGGGTTTTACCGATCCCAACTTCCTCGACATTTTTTCTTTTCCAATCCTTCGAGGCGATCTATCCCATGCCCTTCAAGACAAATACTCCGCACTCATAACAGAAAAAACCGCGCAGAAGTATTTCAACAACACCAACCCAGTCGGAGCAGTGCTTCCAATTGAATACAAAAATGAAATCCAGGATTACACCATCACAGGCATTGTGCAAAACGCGCCCAAAAACTCCACGATTCAATTTGACGTACTACTACCCTTTGAACAAAGCAAGGTCGAAGACAGATGGAATTCCTACAGCATATTTACTTTCATGATGCTCCCCCCAAATGTACACCCCAATAGTCTCGAACAACAATTTCCTCAATGGACCAAAAACTGGTGGGACGAAAAGAGCGAAAACTTGATCAAACTTCAATCACTCACCCAGATGCACTTCGATCAAACTATGCACGTAAGCCGTCGCAGTAATCCCGTTTACTCATACATATTATCGGGCATTGCAATCCTCGTCCTGTTTATCGCCTGCGTCAACTTCACAACCTTAACCCTCGGACGACAGGCAACCCGGGCGCGAGAAGTCGGCTTGCGAAAAGTCGTCGGCGCGAAACGCATGCAGATTGCAAACCAATTTATCGGCGAATCCCTCTTACTCATCACCATCGCACTCATCGCCGGCATTGCCATCGCAGAACTCTCATTGCCAACATTCAATAACCTATCTGGGAAATCCCTATCCTTGACCGACGGTCTCAACCCCACAACACTTGCCTTTCTCATTCTTCTCGTCAGCCTCGTCGGCATCACAGCAGGGGGTTATCCCGCCCTTATCCTATCCCGAATGCAGCCAACCCAAATCATCGCGAGCAAATTGCAGACCAAAACGGGCAATCGGTTCGGCAACATATTAATCATTTTTCAGTTCGCCCTATCCATATTCTTCATCATCACCACCCTGATGATGGGCAAACAACTCACATACTTGCGGACCCAACCACTGGGATATCAAACCGAACACGTTATCGCCATCTGGACCAGTGATCTAAAAAAAGAAAACAAAACCACAGAAACGGCTTTTCGAGATGCCCTGCTGTCTCACCATGCCGTGATCAGCACGACCTGGATCAACCACCGTCTAAACAACGACATGAGTATGTCAACCTATGTAACATATCAGGGAAGTCCAGAACAACCCGTTGAAGGTATTAGTATTGACTACGACTTGTTCAAAACACTCGACATAAAACTCGCTGCAGGTCGAGAATACAACAGAGACTTTCCAACAGATCAAAAGGAAGCTGTCATTGTAAACGAAGCACTCGTCGAAAAATTCGACATAGAAGACCCGGTTGGCAAAACAATCAAATACGGCGGCTCATCAAAAGAAAGAACCATCATCGGCGTTGTTCAAAATTTCCATTTTCGCTCTCTGCATCACAAAATCAGACCCGCTGTCCTGCCACTCAGCACATACACTGGACGCTTGTTGGTTCGCATTCACCCCAAAAATGTACCCGGCACCATCGCATTTATCAAAGAACAGTGGGAAAAAATCGCCCCCAACCACGCATTCAACTTCTCATTCATCGACGAAGCCTTAGACAAACAATACAAAAAAGAAGAACGCTGGAATCAAATGATCCAATACGCCACCGGATTTGCCATCTTCATCGCTGCACTCGGCGCTTTCGGACTGGCTGCATTAGCTGTCGCACGACGCACCAAAGAAATCGGCATTCGCAAAGTATTGGGTGCATCCCAAACGCAAATCCTATCCCTACTCTCACGAGAATTTGTCCTCTACATCGCCCTATCGAGCCTCATCGCATTCCCCATCGCCTATTACGCGACCAATCAATGGTTACAAACCTTCGCCTATCGCACCGAATTGGGTATTGGCACCTTCTTACTCGGCAGCCTTGTCTTGTTCTTCATCGTATTCACAACCGTCACCACCCAGACCCTCAAAGCAGCACGCGCAAACCCGGCAGACGCCTTGAGAGATGAGTGA